In Argiope bruennichi chromosome 4, qqArgBrue1.1, whole genome shotgun sequence, a single window of DNA contains:
- the LOC129965861 gene encoding heparan-sulfate 6-O-sulfotransferase 2-like, producing the protein MDLMKKSVKYRFFLGFCVLVTILCFILLSWLCPDKVCALSNWHYSQFRYPSWSKLSLKHVVADNLGRPLTFLSHPLIKERLKVVDVHDKLSFDELIRSDFHFDIKGSDVIVFLHIQKTGGTSFGRHLVRDLDLEQPCQCRKGRKKCRCYRPDSDDKYWLFSRYSTGWKCGLHADWTELTNCVESAMDQTEKGSAKRRYFYITLLREPVARFLSEFRHVQRGATWKTSRHLCDGRPPTPEELPQCFAGEDWRDVSLNEFMTCHSNLAINRQTRMLADLTLVGCYNTSAMPPRDRDMLMLASAKENLRKMAFFGLCEYQKISQYLFESTFHLHFLQPFHQLNETHGSLARSEISEDDIKKIRRLNHLDIQLYEYATTLLKHRFEIVKKKDKNFEEHFKNLGKKKSTSDGYGSGLKES; encoded by the exons ATGGACTTGATGAAGAAAAGCGTAAAGTACCGATTCTTTTTGGGGTTTTGCGTTCTTGTTActatattatgtttcattttacttAGTTGGTTATGCCCAGATAAAGTGTGTGCTCTTTCAAACTGGCATTATTCGCAATTTCGATATCCAAGTTGGAGTAAACTGAGTTTAAAACATGTTGTTGCAGATAATTTAGGACGACCATTAACTTTTCTTTCGCATCCTTTAATAAAGGAAAGACTGAAAGTAGTCGATGTGCACGATAAACTTTCATTTGACGAATTAATAAGATctgattttcattttgatattaaagGATCTGATGTTATTGTATTTCTTCATATTCAAAAAACTGGTGGTACTTCATTTGGAAGGCATTTAGTCAGGGATTTAGATTTAGAACAACCTTGTCAATGCCGGAAGGGGAGGAAAAAGTGTCGCTGTTACAGACCGGACTCCGATGATAAATATTGGCTTTTCAGTAGGTATTCCACTGGTTGGAAATGCGGCTTACATGCCGACTGGACAGAACTGACGAATTGTGTTGAAAGTGCCATGGACCAAACCGAGAAAGGGTCGGCCAAAAGAAG atatttttatatcacattGCTCAGAGAACCTGTAGCAAGATTTCTGAGTGAATTTCGACATGTACAGAGAGGAGCAACGTGGAAAACTTCCCGTCATTTATGCGATGGGCGTCCTCCAACTCCTGAAGAACTTCCTCAGTGCTTTGCCGGTGAAGACTGGAGAGATGTCTCTCTAAATGAATTCATGACATGTCATTCCAATCTAGCTATTAATAGACAAACTCGTATGCTTGCTGATCTTACTCTTGTTGGATGCTACAATACATCAGCCATGCCTCCTCGAGACAGGGATATGCTCATGCTAGCAAGTGCaaaggaaaatttaagaaaaatggcCTTTTTTGGCCTTTGTGAGTATCAAAAAATCTCTCAATATTTATTTGAGAGTACCTTTCATCTCCACTTTCTCCAACCATTTCATCAGTTGAATGAAACGCACGGTAGCCTTGCTCGTTCCGAAATCAGTGAAGACGATATCAAAAAGATCCGTAGGCTTAATCATTTAGACATTCAGCTTTATGAATATGCCACAACTCTTTTAAAGCACAGATttgaaattgtaaagaaaaaagataaaaattttgaagaacattttaaaaatttaggtaAGAAAAAGAGCACTTCTGATGGCTATGGCTCAGGATTAAAAGAATCTTGA